Proteins from one Pueribacillus theae genomic window:
- a CDS encoding alpha/beta fold hydrolase, producing MVITILLLISVFIGGLYVYNQVQFKKAESLYPPIGKFITVDDVKLHYISEGSGQPIVLLHGGMLSSGDFIDVIKLAAKQGYHAIAFDRPGYGYSERPKQIEMTPIFQAKLIHKALKKLRINKPIILVGHSWSGTMTLSYALQYPSEVAGIVTLGAAMYKEGYPAEHGDFLSKLVTTPILGSFILNTLLKTPLGKGMANAMATATFEPEKVPEGYREKVYALGFRPGHFKANREDVLAFPETSKNLSSRYKEINIPAMIIVGEKDPFGTIEQAQRLKNEIPHATLMLIPNIGHMIPELHPEIVMDIVNALVLKK from the coding sequence TTGGTCATTACGATATTACTGCTTATCTCTGTATTTATTGGTGGGCTATATGTTTATAACCAAGTGCAATTTAAAAAAGCAGAATCCTTATATCCACCAATTGGAAAATTTATAACAGTTGATGATGTTAAACTTCATTATATTTCTGAAGGAAGTGGTCAACCAATCGTGTTACTACATGGAGGAATGCTTTCTAGTGGAGATTTTATAGATGTCATAAAGTTAGCCGCTAAACAAGGTTATCACGCAATAGCGTTTGACAGGCCTGGATACGGATATAGTGAGAGACCTAAACAAATAGAAATGACCCCTATTTTTCAAGCGAAGCTTATTCATAAGGCATTAAAGAAATTAAGAATCAACAAACCTATTATTCTAGTCGGACATTCGTGGAGTGGTACGATGACCCTTTCCTATGCACTCCAATATCCTAGTGAAGTAGCTGGAATTGTAACGTTAGGAGCAGCAATGTATAAAGAGGGTTATCCCGCAGAACATGGCGATTTCCTATCCAAACTGGTAACAACCCCCATTTTAGGTAGTTTTATTTTAAATACATTGTTAAAAACTCCACTAGGAAAAGGGATGGCAAATGCAATGGCAACCGCAACATTCGAACCTGAAAAAGTACCGGAGGGTTACAGAGAAAAGGTTTATGCTTTAGGCTTCCGTCCAGGCCACTTTAAAGCAAACCGTGAGGATGTCCTTGCTTTCCCGGAAACCTCAAAAAATTTGAGTAGTAGATATAAAGAAATTAATATACCTGCCATGATTATCGTCGGGGAAAAGGATCCTTTTGGGACAATTGAACAAGCTCAACGATTAAAAAATGAGATTCCCCATGCAACCTTGATGCTTATTCCGAACATCGGTCATATGATTCCAGAACTTCATCCAGAAATAGTCATGGACATTGTAAATGCTTTAGTACTTAAAAAATAA
- the trpB gene encoding tryptophan synthase subunit beta: MSIVKEKGYFGQFGGSFVPPDLQEVLDDLDKQFEKYKDDEEFIQEYNYYLKEYVGRENPLTYAERLTNRLGGAKIYLKREDLNHTGAHKINNAIGQILLAKRMGVKRIIAETGAGQHGVATATACAMFGMDCVIYMGAEDTKRQALNVFRMELLGAKVVPVEKGQGRLKDAVDEALNDLVQNHKNTFYLLGSAVGPHPYPTIVKHFQSIISEESKRQIMEKEGKLPTAVIACVGGGSNAIGAFAHYIEEDNVRLIGVEPDKAPSLTEGVPAELHGFKCLALIDEEGNPKPTYSIAAGLDYPGIGPEHSHLKVSERAEYYTVTNEEVLEAFQILSKTEGIIPALESAHAIAYTLKLAPTLKKDDVLIVNLSGRGDKDVQQVFEML; this comes from the coding sequence ATGAGCATAGTGAAGGAAAAAGGTTACTTTGGACAATTTGGCGGGAGCTTTGTACCTCCTGATCTGCAAGAAGTATTGGACGATTTAGATAAACAATTTGAAAAGTATAAAGATGATGAAGAGTTTATTCAGGAATACAATTACTATTTAAAGGAATATGTCGGCAGGGAAAATCCACTAACTTATGCGGAAAGATTAACAAACCGGCTGGGCGGAGCAAAAATTTATTTAAAACGAGAAGATTTGAACCATACAGGCGCGCACAAAATAAATAATGCTATCGGACAAATTTTACTTGCGAAACGAATGGGAGTAAAGCGAATTATCGCTGAAACCGGCGCAGGCCAACACGGGGTGGCGACAGCTACTGCCTGCGCGATGTTTGGCATGGATTGTGTCATCTATATGGGTGCAGAAGATACAAAAAGGCAGGCTCTGAATGTATTTCGTATGGAATTATTAGGTGCAAAAGTTGTCCCTGTCGAGAAAGGACAAGGACGTTTAAAAGACGCCGTAGATGAAGCATTGAACGATCTCGTACAAAATCACAAGAATACGTTCTACTTGCTTGGTTCTGCGGTAGGCCCTCATCCGTATCCGACGATCGTGAAACATTTCCAATCGATTATTAGCGAAGAATCAAAAAGACAAATTATGGAGAAAGAAGGAAAGCTACCGACCGCTGTTATTGCTTGCGTTGGGGGAGGAAGCAACGCGATTGGAGCGTTTGCTCATTATATCGAGGAAGATAATGTCCGCCTCATTGGTGTAGAGCCTGATAAAGCCCCATCTTTGACGGAAGGCGTTCCCGCTGAACTGCATGGATTTAAATGTTTGGCACTGATTGATGAAGAAGGGAATCCAAAACCAACGTATTCGATTGCCGCAGGATTAGACTATCCAGGCATTGGCCCTGAACATAGTCACTTGAAGGTATCGGAACGTGCAGAATATTACACTGTTACGAATGAAGAAGTGCTTGAGGCATTTCAAATTTTATCGAAAACAGAAGGAATTATTCCTGCATTAGAAAGTGCGCACGCTATTGCCTATACACTTAAACTCGCACCAACGCTTAAGAAGGATGATGTCCTGATCGTGAATTTGTCAGGGCGTGGGGATAAAGATGTTCAGCAAGTTTTTGAAATGCTATAA
- a CDS encoding TetR family transcriptional regulator — protein MKPYDKIMDAVKNLATHYPYDKITYADVAKEANVHWTTVRRHLGNKENLKKKLLAYQSENNHSFTDTRTKILDAAEKTFTKYGYEGATLDQVAKEAGLTKGAVYWHFTSKSDLFLVLTDRSLKKLIEGLPQQSEDIFNSRSSMEALKVLLENEFRACAEEKNDKPLLFFEFISKRRDQEIKEKLSTSFSQLFEGTSEILKKLQQQNLVTRDVDSHALSVILHALTNGIMLMSLVSPDHVPLRTIADDVSKIIWKGIMPEN, from the coding sequence TTGAAACCATATGACAAAATTATGGATGCTGTTAAGAATCTTGCTACGCATTATCCATATGACAAAATAACCTATGCTGATGTGGCAAAAGAAGCTAACGTTCATTGGACCACAGTACGACGGCATTTAGGAAATAAAGAGAATTTGAAAAAAAAACTGCTGGCTTATCAATCCGAGAATAATCATTCCTTCACAGATACTCGAACAAAAATCCTTGATGCAGCCGAAAAAACTTTTACAAAATATGGCTATGAAGGAGCTACTTTAGATCAGGTAGCCAAAGAAGCAGGATTGACAAAAGGTGCTGTGTATTGGCATTTTACGAGCAAAAGTGATTTGTTCTTAGTCCTTACGGACCGTAGTCTTAAAAAACTTATAGAAGGTCTTCCCCAACAGTCAGAGGATATTTTTAATTCCAGGAGTTCGATGGAGGCATTAAAAGTACTTTTAGAAAACGAATTTCGTGCTTGTGCAGAAGAAAAGAACGATAAACCATTACTCTTTTTTGAATTTATTTCAAAACGCAGAGATCAGGAAATTAAAGAAAAGTTAAGCACGTCTTTTTCACAGTTATTCGAAGGGACTTCTGAGATTTTGAAAAAACTTCAACAACAAAATCTTGTAACACGTGATGTTGATTCCCACGCGTTATCAGTTATTCTTCATGCATTAACAAATGGCATCATGCTAATGTCCTTAGTCTCTCCAGATCATGTACCATTACGTACAATCGCTGACGATGTTTCAAAGATTATTTGGAAAGGAATAATGCCCGAAAATTAA
- a CDS encoding replication initiation and membrane attachment family protein: MGNHWKELLPIDHYQVRSNGLMHDFYRKTLTSLYQPLIGAVAYSLYMTLWSQLENEQDWSERATHRSLMNITQLDLKEILLARKKLEGIGLLTTYVKEENGERSYLYQLEVPMSPDNFFNDGALNVYLYNRLGNHQFQQLKRKFTTTTHVEGFTLITAAFNEVYDSLHPSEMRTTESSEISQAMELEEGSAYLKEKTGSSISIAEDFDMEWLEQSLSDLIVPKDALNAEMKDTIKKLVYIYNIEPLQMKQLIESTYVKYDELSAEALRKSTHEWYAVQHQNKLPHLSLRIQPPMYKQQKKKQAETEEEKAMELFESISPYEQLEKMAGGAKPAASDIKIIEGIMFEQNLNPGVVNVLIDYVMRTNDMKMVKAYIEKIAAHWARKNIKTVSEAMALAKSEHRKYQEWSKPATARKKAYSAKNERKDKLPKWMTENKQEPVQDLSDFEQQKRQLEARLKKYSD; the protein is encoded by the coding sequence ATGGGGAATCATTGGAAAGAGTTGCTTCCGATTGATCACTACCAAGTGCGTTCGAACGGATTGATGCATGATTTTTATAGAAAAACGTTGACTTCTTTGTATCAACCGCTCATTGGCGCAGTTGCCTACAGCCTATATATGACACTGTGGAGCCAATTGGAAAATGAACAAGACTGGAGCGAACGTGCGACTCATCGCAGCCTAATGAATATAACCCAACTCGATTTAAAGGAAATTTTGCTGGCAAGAAAAAAATTAGAAGGGATTGGCCTTCTCACAACATATGTAAAAGAAGAGAATGGGGAAAGAAGTTACTTGTATCAACTTGAAGTGCCAATGTCACCGGATAATTTTTTTAATGATGGGGCATTAAATGTTTATCTTTATAACCGGTTGGGAAATCATCAATTTCAACAATTAAAGAGAAAATTTACAACCACCACCCATGTAGAAGGATTTACTCTCATAACAGCGGCATTTAATGAAGTATACGATTCGCTCCATCCTTCTGAAATGAGGACAACAGAGTCTTCAGAAATCTCTCAAGCGATGGAGCTTGAAGAAGGCAGCGCCTATTTAAAAGAAAAAACCGGTTCGTCCATTTCAATCGCTGAGGACTTTGACATGGAGTGGCTCGAACAAAGCTTATCTGATCTAATCGTTCCGAAAGATGCGCTAAATGCCGAAATGAAAGATACAATCAAAAAACTTGTTTACATATACAACATTGAACCTTTGCAAATGAAGCAATTGATCGAATCAACTTATGTCAAATATGATGAATTGAGTGCTGAAGCCCTTCGAAAATCGACACATGAATGGTATGCCGTTCAACATCAGAACAAGCTTCCTCATTTAAGTTTGCGAATTCAACCACCAATGTACAAACAACAGAAAAAGAAGCAAGCTGAGACAGAAGAGGAAAAAGCAATGGAATTATTTGAATCGATCAGCCCGTACGAACAACTGGAAAAAATGGCCGGTGGTGCCAAGCCAGCTGCAAGTGATATAAAAATTATTGAAGGCATTATGTTTGAACAAAATTTGAATCCGGGTGTTGTGAACGTATTAATCGATTATGTCATGCGGACGAATGATATGAAAATGGTGAAAGCCTATATCGAAAAAATCGCTGCCCATTGGGCTAGGAAAAACATTAAGACTGTAAGTGAAGCCATGGCGTTGGCGAAATCAGAGCACCGAAAATATCAGGAATGGTCAAAACCTGCAACTGCGCGGAAGAAGGCGTATTCTGCAAAAAATGAACGTAAAGATAAACTTCCGAAATGGATGACTGAAAATAAACAGGAACCTGTTCAAGATTTATCGGATTTTGAACAACAGAAAAGGCAGCTTGAAGCCCGGCTCAAAAAGTATAGCGATTAG
- a CDS encoding LysR family transcriptional regulator encodes MQLQLRSLEVFITVVEKKGFTKAAEALYVGQPALSKTIQKLEQELKVTLFDRSSKKIQLTDEGKVLYEKSKEILAKVTSIPESLHELSEVIIGEVRVGIPQIIGTVFFPQVAYHFLKKYPKVTLTTEEDGSVIIESLVNRGELDIGFVVLPASNTLDAEVIYQDTFVVCVSSKHPLAGAEEVSLSQLKEEKFILFDKSFALYNLIRNHCIESGFSPEVTFQSKQWDLVLQLVSAQLGITVIPKILANKLNDIDIVALPITQPKTVWNIGIITKKNAYKSYALKEFINVVREIYTS; translated from the coding sequence ATGCAACTACAGTTACGATCGTTAGAAGTGTTCATTACAGTTGTAGAAAAAAAAGGGTTTACAAAAGCTGCCGAAGCACTATATGTAGGTCAGCCAGCCTTAAGCAAAACAATTCAAAAGTTGGAACAAGAACTGAAAGTCACATTATTTGATCGATCAAGCAAAAAAATTCAACTAACAGATGAAGGAAAAGTTCTTTATGAGAAAAGTAAAGAAATATTGGCAAAAGTAACGAGCATACCCGAATCTTTACATGAACTATCCGAAGTTATTATAGGTGAGGTAAGGGTAGGAATCCCGCAAATTATTGGAACTGTCTTCTTTCCTCAAGTCGCTTATCATTTTTTGAAAAAATACCCTAAAGTGACGTTAACAACCGAAGAAGATGGAAGCGTCATTATAGAAAGTTTAGTAAATCGTGGGGAATTGGATATCGGCTTTGTCGTCTTGCCAGCATCTAACACGTTAGATGCTGAAGTCATTTATCAAGATACATTTGTTGTTTGCGTTTCATCAAAGCACCCGCTTGCTGGAGCAGAAGAAGTAAGCCTATCCCAATTGAAAGAAGAAAAGTTTATTTTATTCGATAAGTCATTTGCATTATATAATCTCATTCGAAATCATTGTATCGAGTCAGGTTTCTCCCCAGAGGTCACATTCCAAAGCAAGCAATGGGATTTAGTATTACAGCTAGTATCTGCCCAGTTGGGGATAACTGTAATTCCCAAAATACTTGCCAATAAATTAAATGATATTGATATTGTCGCCTTACCGATTACACAACCAAAAACGGTTTGGAACATTGGAATAATTACTAAAAAAAATGCATATAAATCTTATGCACTAAAGGAATTTATAAATGTAGTGAGGGAAATTTATACATCATAA
- a CDS encoding AMP-binding enzyme, translating to MRDEVVKAFIQLHEGVTITKEEIIAFCKESLSDFKIPEHIEFVKEFPRTSIGKIQKNLLRHS from the coding sequence ATAAGAGATGAAGTTGTAAAAGCATTTATACAACTACACGAAGGGGTAACGATAACGAAAGAGGAAATCATCGCTTTTTGCAAAGAATCTCTTTCTGACTTTAAAATCCCAGAGCATATTGAATTTGTTAAGGAGTTTCCTAGAACATCAATCGGCAAGATACAAAAGAATCTCCTTCGCCATTCTTAA
- a CDS encoding Uma2 family endonuclease, whose product MRYSKKKDVIHENPLTYNDYASLDDGKRYELVDGVLELMSPSPTPSHQMVSSEIHKRFLNSCEENYICFCAPIDLILSDTMVRQPDLVLVHRDRFSKIVKKRGIVGSPDLVIEILSPSSVKRDKESKLETYERFSIPEYWIVDPNNRCIEQYLLSGEQYTLPTVYEEDDKIQSDNISCVSFSMKEIMENVLEIPE is encoded by the coding sequence ATGAGATATTCAAAGAAGAAGGATGTCATACATGAAAACCCATTGACCTATAATGATTATGCCAGTCTAGATGACGGCAAACGTTATGAGTTGGTTGACGGCGTTTTGGAATTAATGAGTCCATCTCCGACACCCAGTCATCAAATGGTTAGTTCGGAAATTCATAAAAGGTTTTTAAACAGCTGCGAAGAAAACTATATATGTTTTTGTGCACCAATCGATTTAATTTTGTCGGACACGATGGTCAGGCAACCGGATTTAGTTCTCGTTCATCGTGACCGTTTTTCTAAAATTGTAAAAAAACGCGGAATTGTAGGTTCCCCTGATCTTGTCATTGAAATTTTATCCCCATCTTCGGTTAAAAGAGATAAAGAAAGCAAGCTGGAAACATACGAACGATTTTCAATCCCAGAGTATTGGATTGTTGATCCAAACAATCGGTGTATCGAACAATATTTACTGAGTGGTGAGCAATATACCTTGCCCACAGTATACGAAGAAGATGACAAAATCCAATCTGACAATATTTCTTGTGTATCGTTTTCCATGAAGGAGATTATGGAAAATGTATTAGAAATACCGGAATAA
- the nrdR gene encoding transcriptional regulator NrdR, which translates to MRCPSCQHNGTRVLDSRPVHEARSIRRRRECEACNYRFTTFETVEETPLIVVKKGGTREEFSREKVLRGLIKACEKRPVPLEVLEDAVSNIEKELRNEGSLEVSSEDVGELVMEHLADIDEVAYVRFASVYRQFKDINVFVEELKELLKRVDK; encoded by the coding sequence GTGCGTTGTCCAAGTTGTCAGCATAATGGTACAAGGGTGTTGGACTCAAGACCTGTTCACGAAGCTCGCTCCATTAGGCGGCGAAGAGAGTGTGAAGCTTGTAATTATCGTTTCACAACATTTGAAACAGTGGAAGAGACGCCGCTTATCGTTGTAAAAAAAGGCGGAACAAGAGAAGAATTTAGCAGAGAAAAAGTGCTTCGAGGTTTAATTAAAGCGTGTGAAAAGCGTCCTGTCCCACTTGAAGTTCTCGAAGATGCCGTTAGCAATATTGAAAAAGAATTAAGGAATGAAGGCTCACTTGAAGTGAGCAGTGAGGATGTTGGCGAACTAGTAATGGAGCATCTTGCTGATATTGACGAAGTGGCATATGTAAGATTTGCATCTGTTTACAGGCAATTTAAAGATATAAACGTATTTGTAGAAGAGTTAAAAGAATTATTGAAGCGTGTGGATAAATGA